In Brockia lithotrophica, one DNA window encodes the following:
- a CDS encoding diguanylate cyclase/phosphodiesterase (GGDEF & EAL domains) with PAS/PAC sensor(s), with protein sequence MDPTVFSAACLGGGALALAAGGVLTWDLWREEAEVYAHLHRLLAGLQASTDEERFVARVFAELEKLAPFDFSLYLAESGECYVGKHADALGWGREREGILCREMQARVLETGSLARGQVRRFILQTVVGPYAILAARWEDGGTVVFLRPSFRPFTAREERRLRFAIRLVEDVLVRVRRLLDEEAETQRDALTGFLLFGPFREVGERVLRAARERGEPVSLLLLDIDYFKRFNDTYGHEMGNELLRRLAALLKGMTRKEDVLARYGGEEFLVLLPRTDHAAALRVAERLRGGVARLELPSPDPDREHPRVTVSIGVATFPEHADDVAGLIHRADRAMYLGAKRRGRNRIASANQAPP encoded by the coding sequence ATGGACCCCACCGTGTTTTCCGCTGCGTGTTTGGGCGGGGGCGCCCTTGCGCTTGCCGCGGGAGGTGTCCTCACGTGGGACCTCTGGCGGGAAGAGGCGGAGGTGTACGCGCACCTGCATCGCCTTCTCGCAGGACTTCAGGCCTCGACGGATGAGGAGCGGTTTGTGGCGCGGGTTTTTGCGGAACTCGAAAAACTCGCCCCTTTCGATTTCTCGCTATACCTCGCCGAAAGCGGCGAGTGCTACGTCGGGAAGCACGCCGACGCCCTTGGTTGGGGAAGGGAACGCGAAGGGATTTTGTGTCGCGAGATGCAAGCTCGGGTACTCGAAACCGGGAGCTTGGCCCGCGGCCAGGTTCGCCGTTTCATCCTCCAGACGGTCGTAGGCCCCTACGCCATCCTCGCCGCCCGGTGGGAAGACGGGGGTACGGTCGTCTTTTTACGCCCCTCCTTCCGCCCCTTCACGGCCCGCGAAGAACGGCGGCTGCGCTTTGCGATCCGGCTGGTGGAGGACGTCCTCGTCCGCGTGCGCCGCCTGCTCGATGAAGAAGCCGAAACGCAGCGCGACGCCCTCACGGGCTTTCTCCTCTTCGGACCCTTCCGGGAGGTGGGGGAGCGCGTTCTCCGGGCAGCGCGCGAGCGCGGAGAGCCGGTGAGCCTCCTCCTCCTCGACATCGACTACTTTAAACGCTTTAACGACACGTACGGGCACGAGATGGGGAACGAGCTCCTCCGCCGGCTTGCGGCGCTCCTCAAAGGAATGACGCGCAAGGAAGACGTCCTCGCCCGCTACGGGGGAGAGGAGTTCCTCGTGCTCTTGCCGCGAACGGACCACGCTGCGGCGTTGCGCGTCGCCGAACGCCTGCGCGGCGGGGTGGCCCGCCTCGAGCTTCCCTCCCCCGATCCCGATCGCGAGCATCCACGGGTGACAGTGTCCATCGGCGTCGCCACGTTTCCCGAGCACGCGGACGACGTCGCCGGGCTCATCCACCGCGCCGACCGCGCCATGTACCTCGGGGCGAAGCGCCGGGGGCGCAATCGCATTGCCAGTGCAAACCAGGCTCCCCCCTGA
- a CDS encoding Two component sensor histidine kinase has product MEEGTFPALETLERILDHTVRTMEAAKAQVFDIAEQAREESRTVEEELAKLKREIEFLIAENDRREREYRKLRQRLVEVSRNFSRYTERDIREAYEAASEMLATLQFGQEREKLLRKRRDELEQRYKNLLRTIDKAESILLQMSVVLDYLKGDLARMSEAVQSALSRQLFGFKVIEAQEEERRRIARDIHDGPAQSLALALLKVELVEKRIREGDATLAAEELRSLRDILRATLADVRKVIYDLRPMHLDDLGLVSALARHLELYRREGLPSVELHVVGEEQRLTGPVEIALFRIVQEAVANAVKHAEARLVSVEIAFLPHVVRATVADDGKGFVPEKVREGRKTYGLMGIVERAKLVGGKASVLSEPGRGTIVTVEVPRDVEAEAGE; this is encoded by the coding sequence ATGGAGGAAGGGACGTTTCCTGCCCTGGAGACGCTGGAGCGCATCCTCGACCACACCGTGCGCACGATGGAAGCGGCCAAGGCCCAGGTCTTCGACATCGCGGAGCAGGCGCGGGAGGAAAGCCGGACCGTTGAAGAGGAACTCGCAAAGCTCAAGCGAGAGATCGAGTTCCTCATCGCCGAGAACGACCGGCGCGAGCGGGAATACCGCAAGCTCCGCCAGCGTCTCGTTGAGGTAAGCAGGAACTTCTCCCGCTACACGGAACGCGACATCCGCGAGGCGTATGAAGCGGCGAGCGAAATGCTCGCGACGTTGCAGTTCGGACAGGAACGCGAGAAGCTCCTCCGGAAGCGTCGAGACGAACTCGAACAGCGATACAAGAACCTCCTGCGCACGATCGATAAGGCGGAGTCGATCCTCCTCCAGATGAGCGTGGTCCTCGACTATCTCAAGGGCGACCTCGCGCGCATGTCCGAGGCGGTGCAGTCGGCTCTCTCGCGGCAGCTCTTCGGCTTCAAGGTGATCGAAGCACAGGAAGAGGAACGGCGCCGCATCGCCCGCGACATTCACGACGGCCCAGCCCAAAGTTTGGCCCTCGCCCTGCTCAAGGTCGAGCTCGTGGAGAAGCGAATCCGCGAAGGCGATGCCACCCTCGCCGCAGAAGAACTTCGCTCCCTGCGGGACATCCTGCGCGCCACCCTCGCCGACGTGCGGAAGGTGATTTACGACCTTCGGCCCATGCACCTCGACGACCTCGGCCTCGTTTCCGCCCTCGCACGGCATTTGGAGTTGTACCGCCGCGAGGGGCTCCCTTCCGTAGAACTTCACGTCGTCGGGGAAGAGCAGCGCCTGACCGGACCCGTGGAGATCGCTCTGTTTCGCATCGTCCAAGAGGCGGTGGCCAATGCGGTCAAACACGCAGAAGCGCGACTCGTCTCCGTGGAGATCGCCTTTCTTCCCCACGTCGTCCGGGCGACGGTCGCCGACGACGGAAAGGGGTTCGTTCCCGAAAAGGTGCGAGAAGGGCGCAAGACGTACGGCCTCATGGGCATCGTCGAACGCGCGAAGCTCGTGGGCGGGAAGGCCAGCGTCTTGAGCGAACCCGGTCGCGGGACGATCGTGACGGTAGAGGTCCCGCGGGACGTCGAGGCAGAAGCCGGAGAATAG
- a CDS encoding Transcriptional regulator DegU, LuxR family, which produces MSERITILLADDHALFREGLRHILGQEEGFTIVGEARSGHEAVDKAALLTPDVVLMDINMPEMNGIEATRKIRALGLPTRVIVLSIHDDEEYVRRALLAGADGYLLKEIDAQTLVSAVRAVHAGGAYLHPRLAGYVIAELRRLSVQERPPRASGSPPERSSVLGERWQRLTARERDILLLIAEGLSNGEIGKRLGISEKTVKNHLASIRIKLNISERTKLAIEALHYVRRVGGTDAAGEV; this is translated from the coding sequence GTGAGCGAGCGCATCACGATCCTCTTGGCAGACGACCACGCCCTCTTCCGCGAGGGCCTGCGCCACATCTTGGGGCAGGAAGAGGGGTTTACGATCGTGGGGGAAGCCCGCAGCGGCCACGAGGCCGTAGACAAGGCGGCGCTTCTCACCCCCGACGTCGTCCTCATGGACATCAACATGCCGGAAATGAACGGGATCGAAGCTACGCGCAAAATCCGAGCCCTAGGGCTCCCCACGCGCGTGATCGTGCTTTCCATCCACGACGACGAGGAGTACGTGCGGCGCGCTTTGCTCGCCGGGGCGGACGGCTACCTCCTCAAGGAGATCGACGCCCAGACGCTCGTCTCCGCCGTCCGCGCCGTGCACGCCGGGGGTGCGTACCTCCACCCGCGGCTTGCCGGATACGTGATCGCCGAGCTTCGGCGCCTCTCGGTTCAGGAGCGCCCGCCTCGCGCGAGCGGATCCCCTCCCGAGCGGAGCTCCGTCCTCGGAGAACGCTGGCAACGCCTCACCGCGCGGGAGCGCGACATCCTCCTCCTCATTGCCGAGGGGTTGTCCAACGGGGAGATCGGAAAGCGCCTCGGGATCAGCGAAAAGACGGTAAAGAATCACCTCGCGAGCATTCGGATCAAGTTGAACATCAGCGAACGGACCAAGCTCGCGATCGAAGCTCTCCACTACGTACGCCGCGTCGGGGGGACCGACGCCGCGGGAGAAGTGTGA
- a CDS encoding S-adenosylmethionine synthetase — METGERHYFTSESVTEGHPDKLCDQISDAVLDAYLREDPSARVACETVATGGLVFIFGEISSTARVDVADVARQVIREIGYTDPAYGCDATSCAVLVSLKEQSPDIAMGVDRAWEARDRGTEDEADRIGAGDQGMVFGFAVNETPTLMPLPIDLAHRLARRLTEVRKSGLLAYLRPDGKTQVTVEYEGQRPVRVDTVVISAQHDPDVPYEVLRADLLEHVVGPVIPREFLDERTRFFINPTGRFVIGGPQGDAGLTGRKVIVDTYGGYARHGGGAFSGKDPTKVDRSAAYAARYVAKNIVAAGLADRAEVQISYAIGVAHPISIRVDTYGTGRLPDAKLVELVREHFDLRPGAIIRDLDLRRPIYRNLAAYGHFGREDLDVPWERTDRAAALRRAAEAWLSARGGR; from the coding sequence GTGGAAACGGGTGAACGGCACTACTTCACCTCGGAGTCTGTCACCGAGGGCCACCCCGACAAACTCTGCGACCAGATCTCCGATGCGGTGCTCGACGCGTACCTGCGCGAAGATCCTTCCGCCCGCGTCGCCTGCGAGACGGTGGCCACGGGCGGACTCGTCTTCATCTTTGGGGAGATCAGTTCGACGGCGCGTGTAGACGTAGCCGACGTGGCGCGGCAGGTGATCCGCGAAATCGGCTATACGGATCCCGCCTACGGCTGCGATGCGACGTCGTGCGCCGTCCTCGTGTCGCTCAAGGAGCAGTCGCCGGACATCGCCATGGGGGTGGATCGCGCGTGGGAAGCGCGCGACCGAGGGACGGAGGACGAAGCCGACCGCATCGGTGCGGGCGACCAGGGAATGGTCTTCGGCTTTGCCGTAAACGAAACGCCGACGCTCATGCCGCTTCCCATCGATCTGGCCCACCGCCTCGCCCGTCGCCTGACGGAGGTGCGAAAGAGCGGCCTTCTCGCGTACCTCCGTCCCGACGGAAAGACGCAGGTGACCGTGGAGTACGAAGGCCAGCGGCCCGTGCGCGTCGATACGGTGGTCATCTCGGCCCAGCACGACCCCGACGTCCCGTACGAGGTGCTCAGGGCGGACCTTCTCGAGCACGTCGTGGGGCCGGTGATTCCCCGGGAATTCCTCGACGAGCGCACGCGGTTTTTCATCAACCCTACAGGGCGCTTTGTCATCGGCGGGCCGCAGGGTGACGCGGGACTGACGGGGCGCAAGGTGATCGTGGATACCTACGGCGGCTACGCACGCCACGGCGGCGGCGCGTTTTCCGGAAAGGATCCGACGAAGGTCGACCGGTCCGCGGCCTATGCCGCCCGCTACGTCGCCAAGAACATCGTCGCCGCAGGCCTCGCCGACCGTGCGGAAGTGCAGATTTCTTACGCGATCGGTGTGGCGCATCCCATCTCCATCCGCGTGGATACGTACGGGACCGGGCGTCTTCCGGACGCCAAGCTCGTCGAGCTCGTGCGCGAACACTTTGACCTCCGCCCCGGCGCGATCATCCGCGACCTCGACCTCCGGAGGCCGATCTACCGGAACCTGGCGGCCTACGGGCACTTTGGCCGGGAGGACTTGGACGTCCCCTGGGAACGGACGGACCGTGCCGCGGCGCTCCGCCGCGCGGCCGAAGCGTGGCTTTCGGCGCGGGGAGGTCGCTGA